In the Diachasmimorpha longicaudata isolate KC_UGA_2023 chromosome 1, iyDiaLong2, whole genome shotgun sequence genome, one interval contains:
- the LOC135165560 gene encoding ATPase H(+)-transporting accessory protein 2 isoform X3, whose amino-acid sequence MLKVIFLAAFAVGTVLADGELIILNNPGSVHFEGSQATNQSFLKEVFTVVLGYTPKLTQPWDGVEIRDPFLLPEALVSIVIEGVESVKSPRGKHFPLNVDEVEEVTWQAVSRRLEERDTNNTLVRIRVGDGLDALGQSALGELKPNSVDPASLKHLSLNNEEDQKFIEELQLLRAIAQKIPSTVTANSKPDVYWFVVSGLRPVMDLHGKDSEATKEALKLLNDAVNDLSNAFTDIYNGQVVVALFTNDANKLRNTRSVESPRVRREEKAGELPITLRLSKRYSANYPVIFNIFLWFGIVFFFSLLAICIAIAGMDPGRDSIIYRMTSNRMKKDN is encoded by the exons atgttaaaagtcATATTCCTGGCGGCGTTTGCCGTTGGCACAG TTCTGGCCGATGGAGAGCTCATCATCCTCAATAATCCTGGTAGTGTTCATTTCGAAGGGTCGCAGGCCACAAACCAGAGCTTTCTGAAGGAAGTTTTCACTGTTGTTCTTGGATATACTCCCAAATTG ACGCAACCATGGGATGGAGTCGAAATCAGAGATCCTTTTCTACTGCCAGAGGCCCTCGTGAGCATTGTCATCGAGGGAGTGGAATCTGTCAAATCACCTAGAGGCAAACATTTTCCTCTGAATGTCGACGAAGTGGAGGAAGTCACGTGGCAGGCTGTCTCTCGTCGTCTGGAGGAAAGGGATACCAATAACACTCTTGTTAGGATCCGTGTTGGCGATGGCCTTGATGCT TTGGGTCAATCTGCTCTTGGGGAGCTCAAGCCAAACTCCGTGGATCCTGCCTCTCTGAAGCACCTCAGCCTGAACAATGAGGAAGATCAGAAATTCATTGAAGAGCTCCAGCTGCTCCGAGCAATCGCCCAGAAGATTCCCTCGACTGTGACAGCCAATTCAAAGCCAGACGTTTACTGGTTCGTCGTTTCTGGACTGCGACCAGTGATGGACTTGCATGGGAAAGACTCAGAGGCCACCAAGGAGGCCCTCAAGCTTCTCAATGATGCTGTCAATGACCTCTCCAACGCCTTCACCGATATCTATAACGGACAGGTGGTCGTCGCACTCTTCACCAACGACGCCAATAAGCTACGTAATACCCGATCTGTGGAGTCACCACGTGTACGAAGGGAAGAGAAGGCAGGAGAACTC CCAATTACGTTGAGACTCTCCAAAAGATACTCAGCTAATTATCCTGTCATTTTCAACATCTTCCTGTGGTTCGGCATTGTTTTCTTCTTTTCTCTTCTCGCTATTTGCA ttgCCATTGCTGGAATGGATCCAGGCCGTGACTCCATCATATACAGAATGACTTCCAATAGAATGAAGAAAGATAATTAG
- the LOC135165467 gene encoding uncharacterized protein LOC135165467 isoform X1, with product MNKLVVLLLIIFRLDSTVSVESVHLEKIQSFYVNYSDPVMVGGEKHECYRECRTGEHRECYYTFLVSQYTAMSYTCGNCPVKLEDCYAEGCITGGGNTRPVAVVNHMVPGPSIQVCEDDTIRVHVINGFSSESTSIHWHGLHQVGTQLMDGTPYITQCPILPGNEFIYRFKASPAGTHIWHAHVAFQDSDGLYSSLIVRKPNDPLQKYYDFDLAEHVMVIWHWFDTATAFRLKTALDTFGSVHGYGLTVNGRGAHVKFSESGKAHWTPRETFHVDGGKRYRFRVIFNTAIYCPVQVAIDDHKMLIVGSETGIFDPVEVDTMILNGGERYDFVLITDKPPGNYWIRYRALGDCHKDDVHVAEAAILHYNEVPQGEPTGSVQYEDNYRSGVLFNPLSISTESYENNSLIRVVDLNNSAPTPPELFDTPNHTFYFKFSFNTYESHFDPGPYPQINDLSFENPSTPFLSQREDLTQSMYCTPRDLSSQHCHSGYCRCPLIYPIEHNALVEMVFVDESDNRDQDHPMHLHGHDFYVVAMENVGDNVSLEAVRRRNELGEIPKKFNNSVLKDGVSVPVKGYAVIRFFASNPGYWLFHCHLVNHMEMGMTFAIKVGEHSDMPRTPRNFPRCGHFILEEDVDDSRATGVKCLSKPLSLLLIIFFLYEFTLI from the exons ATGAATAAACTCGTGGTACtgttgttaattatttttcgattggACTCAACAGTGTCTGTTGAATCTGTTCATTTGGAGAAAATACAAAGTTTTTATGTGAACTACTCAGACCCGGTCATGGTTGGTGGTGAGAAGCATGAATGTTATCGGGAGTGCAGAACCGGAGAGCACAGAGAGTGTTATTATACATTTCTGGTGAGTCAGTACACTGCCATGAGCTATACTTGTGGAAATTGTCCTGTCAAATTGGAGGATTGTTATGCCGAGGGGTGCATCACTGGTGGAGGAAATACCAGACCTGTGGCTGTTGTTAATCACATGGTGCCGGGACCCAGCATTCAG GTCTGTGAAGATGATACAATTCGTGTTCACGTGATCAACGGATTTTCCAGTGAATCAACATCGATTCACTGGCATGGATTACATCAAGTTGGCACTCAGTTAATGGACGGAACTCCCTACATCACGCAGTGCCCTATTCTTCCAGGGAACGAATTCATTTACAGATTTAAGGCCTCACCCGCTGGGACTCATATCTGGCACGCCCACGTCGCCTTCCAAGACTCCGATGGGCTCTACAGCAGTTTGATCGTGAGAAAGCCCAATGATCCCTTGCAGAAGTACTACGATTTTGATCTAGCTGAACATGTGATGGTCATCTGGCACTGGTTCGACACTGCAACAGCTTTTCGATTGAAAACTGCTCTCGATACGTTTGGCAGTGTTCATGGGTATGGACTTACTGTCAATGGTCGTGGAGCTCACGTCAAATTTTCAGAATCTGGGAAAGCACACTGGACTCCTAGGGAGACATTTCATGTTGATGGC GGGAAACGATACAGGTTCAGGGTCATTTTTAATACCGCTATTTACTGTCCAGTGCAAGTAGCGATTGATGATCATAAAATGCTGATTGTTGGGTCGGAGACTGGAATTTTTGATCCAGTAGAAG TCGATACAATGATTCTGAATGGTGGGGAACGATACGATTTTGTTTTAATAACCGACAAACCCCCCGGTAATTACTGGATAAGATATAGAGCTCTGGGAGATTGCCACAAAGACGATGTGCATGTCGCCGAGGCTGCAATCCTCCACTACAACGAAGTCCCACAAGGGGAACCGACAGGGTCGGTTCAGTATGAGGATAATTACAGATCTGGAGTc CTATTCAATCCACTCTCAATCTCAACGGAAAGCTACGAGAATAATTCGTTGATTCGAGTCGTCGACCTCAATAATTCTGCGCCTACTCCCCCCGAGCTATTCGATACTCCGAATCACAcgttttatttcaaattctcTTTCAACACTTACG AATCTCACTTCGACCCTGGTCCGTACCCTCAGATCAACGACCTGAGCTTCGAAAATCCCTCAACACCCTTTCTTTCTCAACGTGAAGACCTCACGCAGTCGATGTACTGCACTCCCAGAGACCTCAGCAGTCAGCATTGCCACTCTGGGTACTGCAGGTGTCCCCTGATCTACCCGATCGAGCATAACGCCCTCGTGGAGATGGTCTTCGTGGACGAGAGCGACAATCGAGATCAGGATCACCCAATGCATCTCCATGGCCACGATTTTTACGTCGTCGCAATGGAGAACGTGGGAGACAACGTCTCCTTGGAGGCTGTCAGGCGCCGCAATGAGCTGGGGGAAATCCCcaagaaattcaataattcagttCTTAAGGACGGTGTCAGTGTACCAGTCAAGGGTTACGCTGTCATAAGATTTTTCGCTTCAAACCCCGGGTACTGGCTGTTCCACTGTCATCTTGTCAACCACATGGAGATGGGAATGACATTTGCCATCAAAGTTGGGGAACATTCGGATATGCCAAGGACTCCTAGGAATTTCCCAAGATGTGGGCATTTTATTCTCGAAGAAGATGTTGACGACTCACGTGCGACTGGTGTCAAGTGTTTGTCGAAGCCATTATCATtacttttaattattttctttctctaTGAATTTACTTTGATATGA
- the LOC135165581 gene encoding bifunctional peptidase and (3S)-lysyl hydroxylase JMJD7 isoform X2, giving the protein MERTSKDLVDNYCRVISQEARELYLKEEIDTIDAKMGKWGIDHFRRKIPEKRISVAVTPNGYADAVATNEEDNREYFVMPEEREMTMSEFLDTLTTPRDDAVLYIQKQNSNFQEEFHELWRDVEEPKWISEAFGKQPDAINFWMGDQRAVTSMHKDPYENIYCVVSGEKEFILHPPTDLPWIPYGKYPSGIYRRAETSWKIEPLRQNPSQVSEEGELLPWIAVDPLKPDYTRYPMYENATTIKVSVQAGDILYLPSLWFHHVQQSQACIAINFWYDMEYDIKYVYFKGLEMLTQ; this is encoded by the exons ATGGAGCGCACGTCCAAGGATCTTGTCGACAATTACTGTCGAGTTATATCCCAGGAGGCTAGAG AGCTCTATCTCAAAGAAGAAATCGACACAATAGACGCTAAAA TGGGCAAGTGGGGCATTGATCACTTCCGGAGGAAAATACCGGAGAAAAGGATATCAGTGGCAGTCACTCCAAATGGATATGCCGATGCAGTTGCCACCAATGAAGAAGACAACAGAGAGTATTTTGTCATGCCTGAGGAGAGGGAAATGACGATGTCGGAGTTTCTTGATACCTTGACAACCCCTAGGGACGACGCAGTACTCTACATTCAGAAACAAAACTCCAATTTTCAAGAGGAGTTTCATGAGCTTTGGAGGGACGTTGAGGAACCCAAGTGGATTTCTGAGGCTTTTGGAAAGCAGCCCGATGCCATAAATTTCTGGATGGGAGATCAACGAGCTGTGACGTCCA TGCATAAAGATCCGTATGAGAATATTTACTGCGTCGTCTCGGGAGAGAAGGAGTTTATTTTACATCCGCCCACCGATCTACCCTGGATTCCATACGGAAAGTATCCCTCGGGCATTTACCGAAGGGCGGAAACCTCTTGGAAAATAGAACCACTTCGCCAAAACCCCTCACAGGTCTCCGAGGAGGGAGAATTATTACCATGGATCGCCGTTGATCCCCTGAAACCTGATTACACGAG ATATCCGATGTACGAAAATGCAACTACGATAAAAGTATCAGTTCAAGCCGGTGATATCCTGTACCTCCCCTCGCTCTGGTTCCACCACGTTCAACAGTCTCAAGCCTGCATAGCAATAAACTTCTGGTACGATATGGAGTATGACATCAAATATGTATATTTCAAGGGTCTAGAAATGCTCACGCAATGA
- the LOC135165467 gene encoding uncharacterized protein LOC135165467 isoform X2, which produces MVGGEKHECYRECRTGEHRECYYTFLVSQYTAMSYTCGNCPVKLEDCYAEGCITGGGNTRPVAVVNHMVPGPSIQVCEDDTIRVHVINGFSSESTSIHWHGLHQVGTQLMDGTPYITQCPILPGNEFIYRFKASPAGTHIWHAHVAFQDSDGLYSSLIVRKPNDPLQKYYDFDLAEHVMVIWHWFDTATAFRLKTALDTFGSVHGYGLTVNGRGAHVKFSESGKAHWTPRETFHVDGGKRYRFRVIFNTAIYCPVQVAIDDHKMLIVGSETGIFDPVEVDTMILNGGERYDFVLITDKPPGNYWIRYRALGDCHKDDVHVAEAAILHYNEVPQGEPTGSVQYEDNYRSGVLFNPLSISTESYENNSLIRVVDLNNSAPTPPELFDTPNHTFYFKFSFNTYESHFDPGPYPQINDLSFENPSTPFLSQREDLTQSMYCTPRDLSSQHCHSGYCRCPLIYPIEHNALVEMVFVDESDNRDQDHPMHLHGHDFYVVAMENVGDNVSLEAVRRRNELGEIPKKFNNSVLKDGVSVPVKGYAVIRFFASNPGYWLFHCHLVNHMEMGMTFAIKVGEHSDMPRTPRNFPRCGHFILEEDVDDSRATGVKCLSKPLSLLLIIFFLYEFTLI; this is translated from the exons ATGGTTGGTGGTGAGAAGCATGAATGTTATCGGGAGTGCAGAACCGGAGAGCACAGAGAGTGTTATTATACATTTCTGGTGAGTCAGTACACTGCCATGAGCTATACTTGTGGAAATTGTCCTGTCAAATTGGAGGATTGTTATGCCGAGGGGTGCATCACTGGTGGAGGAAATACCAGACCTGTGGCTGTTGTTAATCACATGGTGCCGGGACCCAGCATTCAG GTCTGTGAAGATGATACAATTCGTGTTCACGTGATCAACGGATTTTCCAGTGAATCAACATCGATTCACTGGCATGGATTACATCAAGTTGGCACTCAGTTAATGGACGGAACTCCCTACATCACGCAGTGCCCTATTCTTCCAGGGAACGAATTCATTTACAGATTTAAGGCCTCACCCGCTGGGACTCATATCTGGCACGCCCACGTCGCCTTCCAAGACTCCGATGGGCTCTACAGCAGTTTGATCGTGAGAAAGCCCAATGATCCCTTGCAGAAGTACTACGATTTTGATCTAGCTGAACATGTGATGGTCATCTGGCACTGGTTCGACACTGCAACAGCTTTTCGATTGAAAACTGCTCTCGATACGTTTGGCAGTGTTCATGGGTATGGACTTACTGTCAATGGTCGTGGAGCTCACGTCAAATTTTCAGAATCTGGGAAAGCACACTGGACTCCTAGGGAGACATTTCATGTTGATGGC GGGAAACGATACAGGTTCAGGGTCATTTTTAATACCGCTATTTACTGTCCAGTGCAAGTAGCGATTGATGATCATAAAATGCTGATTGTTGGGTCGGAGACTGGAATTTTTGATCCAGTAGAAG TCGATACAATGATTCTGAATGGTGGGGAACGATACGATTTTGTTTTAATAACCGACAAACCCCCCGGTAATTACTGGATAAGATATAGAGCTCTGGGAGATTGCCACAAAGACGATGTGCATGTCGCCGAGGCTGCAATCCTCCACTACAACGAAGTCCCACAAGGGGAACCGACAGGGTCGGTTCAGTATGAGGATAATTACAGATCTGGAGTc CTATTCAATCCACTCTCAATCTCAACGGAAAGCTACGAGAATAATTCGTTGATTCGAGTCGTCGACCTCAATAATTCTGCGCCTACTCCCCCCGAGCTATTCGATACTCCGAATCACAcgttttatttcaaattctcTTTCAACACTTACG AATCTCACTTCGACCCTGGTCCGTACCCTCAGATCAACGACCTGAGCTTCGAAAATCCCTCAACACCCTTTCTTTCTCAACGTGAAGACCTCACGCAGTCGATGTACTGCACTCCCAGAGACCTCAGCAGTCAGCATTGCCACTCTGGGTACTGCAGGTGTCCCCTGATCTACCCGATCGAGCATAACGCCCTCGTGGAGATGGTCTTCGTGGACGAGAGCGACAATCGAGATCAGGATCACCCAATGCATCTCCATGGCCACGATTTTTACGTCGTCGCAATGGAGAACGTGGGAGACAACGTCTCCTTGGAGGCTGTCAGGCGCCGCAATGAGCTGGGGGAAATCCCcaagaaattcaataattcagttCTTAAGGACGGTGTCAGTGTACCAGTCAAGGGTTACGCTGTCATAAGATTTTTCGCTTCAAACCCCGGGTACTGGCTGTTCCACTGTCATCTTGTCAACCACATGGAGATGGGAATGACATTTGCCATCAAAGTTGGGGAACATTCGGATATGCCAAGGACTCCTAGGAATTTCCCAAGATGTGGGCATTTTATTCTCGAAGAAGATGTTGACGACTCACGTGCGACTGGTGTCAAGTGTTTGTCGAAGCCATTATCATtacttttaattattttctttctctaTGAATTTACTTTGATATGA
- the LOC135165560 gene encoding renin receptor isoform X1 gives MLKVIFLAAFAVGTVLADGELIILNNPGSVHFEGSQATNQSFLKEVFTVVLGYTPKLTQPWDGVEIRDPFLLPEALVSIVIEGVESVKSPRGKHFPLNVDEVEEVTWQAVSRRLEERDTNNTLVRIRVGDGLDALGQSALGELKPNSVDPASLKHLSLNNEEDQKFIEELQLLRAIAQKIPSTVTANSKPDVYWFVVSGLRPVMDLHGKDSEATKEALKLLNDAVNDLSNAFTDIYNGQVVVALFTNDANKLRNTRSVESPRVRREEKAGELETFDAAAQNSSDNLNTIEKSIQKLATDTEGLVEQIVDALETTTQDSEKSTTESDLEERKDDIDSMHSSENDYDPGKPITLRLSKRYSANYPVIFNIFLWFGIVFFFSLLAICIAIAGMDPGRDSIIYRMTSNRMKKDN, from the exons atgttaaaagtcATATTCCTGGCGGCGTTTGCCGTTGGCACAG TTCTGGCCGATGGAGAGCTCATCATCCTCAATAATCCTGGTAGTGTTCATTTCGAAGGGTCGCAGGCCACAAACCAGAGCTTTCTGAAGGAAGTTTTCACTGTTGTTCTTGGATATACTCCCAAATTG ACGCAACCATGGGATGGAGTCGAAATCAGAGATCCTTTTCTACTGCCAGAGGCCCTCGTGAGCATTGTCATCGAGGGAGTGGAATCTGTCAAATCACCTAGAGGCAAACATTTTCCTCTGAATGTCGACGAAGTGGAGGAAGTCACGTGGCAGGCTGTCTCTCGTCGTCTGGAGGAAAGGGATACCAATAACACTCTTGTTAGGATCCGTGTTGGCGATGGCCTTGATGCT TTGGGTCAATCTGCTCTTGGGGAGCTCAAGCCAAACTCCGTGGATCCTGCCTCTCTGAAGCACCTCAGCCTGAACAATGAGGAAGATCAGAAATTCATTGAAGAGCTCCAGCTGCTCCGAGCAATCGCCCAGAAGATTCCCTCGACTGTGACAGCCAATTCAAAGCCAGACGTTTACTGGTTCGTCGTTTCTGGACTGCGACCAGTGATGGACTTGCATGGGAAAGACTCAGAGGCCACCAAGGAGGCCCTCAAGCTTCTCAATGATGCTGTCAATGACCTCTCCAACGCCTTCACCGATATCTATAACGGACAGGTGGTCGTCGCACTCTTCACCAACGACGCCAATAAGCTACGTAATACCCGATCTGTGGAGTCACCACGTGTACGAAGGGAAGAGAAGGCAGGAGAACTC GAAACTTTTGACGCAGCTGCCCAAAACTCCAGCGATAATTTGAACACAATTGAAAAG agCATACAAAAGCTGGCGACTGATACCGAGGGGCTCGTTGAGCAAATCGTCGATGCATTGGAAACAACGACCCAAGACTCTGAGAAATCGACCACAGAGTCTGATTTGGAAGAGCGGAAAGACGACATTGACTCGATGCATAGTAGTGAAAATGATTATGATCCTGGAAAG CCAATTACGTTGAGACTCTCCAAAAGATACTCAGCTAATTATCCTGTCATTTTCAACATCTTCCTGTGGTTCGGCATTGTTTTCTTCTTTTCTCTTCTCGCTATTTGCA ttgCCATTGCTGGAATGGATCCAGGCCGTGACTCCATCATATACAGAATGACTTCCAATAGAATGAAGAAAGATAATTAG
- the LOC135165560 gene encoding ATPase H(+)-transporting accessory protein 2 isoform X2: protein MLKVIFLAAFAVGTVLADGELIILNNPGSVHFEGSQATNQSFLKEVFTVVLGYTPKLTQPWDGVEIRDPFLLPEALVSIVIEGVESVKSPRGKHFPLNVDEVEEVTWQAVSRRLEERDTNNTLVRIRVGDGLDALGQSALGELKPNSVDPASLKHLSLNNEEDQKFIEELQLLRAIAQKIPSTVTANSKPDVYWFVVSGLRPVMDLHGKDSEATKEALKLLNDAVNDLSNAFTDIYNGQVVVALFTNDANKLRNTRSVESPRVRREEKAGELETFDAAAQNSSDNLNTIEKPITLRLSKRYSANYPVIFNIFLWFGIVFFFSLLAICIAIAGMDPGRDSIIYRMTSNRMKKDN from the exons atgttaaaagtcATATTCCTGGCGGCGTTTGCCGTTGGCACAG TTCTGGCCGATGGAGAGCTCATCATCCTCAATAATCCTGGTAGTGTTCATTTCGAAGGGTCGCAGGCCACAAACCAGAGCTTTCTGAAGGAAGTTTTCACTGTTGTTCTTGGATATACTCCCAAATTG ACGCAACCATGGGATGGAGTCGAAATCAGAGATCCTTTTCTACTGCCAGAGGCCCTCGTGAGCATTGTCATCGAGGGAGTGGAATCTGTCAAATCACCTAGAGGCAAACATTTTCCTCTGAATGTCGACGAAGTGGAGGAAGTCACGTGGCAGGCTGTCTCTCGTCGTCTGGAGGAAAGGGATACCAATAACACTCTTGTTAGGATCCGTGTTGGCGATGGCCTTGATGCT TTGGGTCAATCTGCTCTTGGGGAGCTCAAGCCAAACTCCGTGGATCCTGCCTCTCTGAAGCACCTCAGCCTGAACAATGAGGAAGATCAGAAATTCATTGAAGAGCTCCAGCTGCTCCGAGCAATCGCCCAGAAGATTCCCTCGACTGTGACAGCCAATTCAAAGCCAGACGTTTACTGGTTCGTCGTTTCTGGACTGCGACCAGTGATGGACTTGCATGGGAAAGACTCAGAGGCCACCAAGGAGGCCCTCAAGCTTCTCAATGATGCTGTCAATGACCTCTCCAACGCCTTCACCGATATCTATAACGGACAGGTGGTCGTCGCACTCTTCACCAACGACGCCAATAAGCTACGTAATACCCGATCTGTGGAGTCACCACGTGTACGAAGGGAAGAGAAGGCAGGAGAACTC GAAACTTTTGACGCAGCTGCCCAAAACTCCAGCGATAATTTGAACACAATTGAAAAG CCAATTACGTTGAGACTCTCCAAAAGATACTCAGCTAATTATCCTGTCATTTTCAACATCTTCCTGTGGTTCGGCATTGTTTTCTTCTTTTCTCTTCTCGCTATTTGCA ttgCCATTGCTGGAATGGATCCAGGCCGTGACTCCATCATATACAGAATGACTTCCAATAGAATGAAGAAAGATAATTAG
- the LOC135165581 gene encoding bifunctional peptidase and (3S)-lysyl hydroxylase JMJD7 isoform X1 translates to MERTSKDLVDNYCRVISQEARELYLKEEIDTIDAKSESLSPLHFHQKYLSKNLPLLIKNGVSNWPAVGKWGIDHFRRKIPEKRISVAVTPNGYADAVATNEEDNREYFVMPEEREMTMSEFLDTLTTPRDDAVLYIQKQNSNFQEEFHELWRDVEEPKWISEAFGKQPDAINFWMGDQRAVTSMHKDPYENIYCVVSGEKEFILHPPTDLPWIPYGKYPSGIYRRAETSWKIEPLRQNPSQVSEEGELLPWIAVDPLKPDYTRYPMYENATTIKVSVQAGDILYLPSLWFHHVQQSQACIAINFWYDMEYDIKYVYFKGLEMLTQ, encoded by the exons ATGGAGCGCACGTCCAAGGATCTTGTCGACAATTACTGTCGAGTTATATCCCAGGAGGCTAGAG AGCTCTATCTCAAAGAAGAAATCGACACAATAGACGCTAAAAGTGAGTCATTAAGCCCTCTCCATTTCCACCAAAAATACCTATCAAAGAATCTACCCTTATTGATAAAGAATGGAGTGTCAAACTGGCCGGCAGTGGGCAAGTGGGGCATTGATCACTTCCGGAGGAAAATACCGGAGAAAAGGATATCAGTGGCAGTCACTCCAAATGGATATGCCGATGCAGTTGCCACCAATGAAGAAGACAACAGAGAGTATTTTGTCATGCCTGAGGAGAGGGAAATGACGATGTCGGAGTTTCTTGATACCTTGACAACCCCTAGGGACGACGCAGTACTCTACATTCAGAAACAAAACTCCAATTTTCAAGAGGAGTTTCATGAGCTTTGGAGGGACGTTGAGGAACCCAAGTGGATTTCTGAGGCTTTTGGAAAGCAGCCCGATGCCATAAATTTCTGGATGGGAGATCAACGAGCTGTGACGTCCA TGCATAAAGATCCGTATGAGAATATTTACTGCGTCGTCTCGGGAGAGAAGGAGTTTATTTTACATCCGCCCACCGATCTACCCTGGATTCCATACGGAAAGTATCCCTCGGGCATTTACCGAAGGGCGGAAACCTCTTGGAAAATAGAACCACTTCGCCAAAACCCCTCACAGGTCTCCGAGGAGGGAGAATTATTACCATGGATCGCCGTTGATCCCCTGAAACCTGATTACACGAG ATATCCGATGTACGAAAATGCAACTACGATAAAAGTATCAGTTCAAGCCGGTGATATCCTGTACCTCCCCTCGCTCTGGTTCCACCACGTTCAACAGTCTCAAGCCTGCATAGCAATAAACTTCTGGTACGATATGGAGTATGACATCAAATATGTATATTTCAAGGGTCTAGAAATGCTCACGCAATGA